The DNA region taatagataccgattttaacagcagtttttaaaacccggtgtatatgataaaataaaataatttaattttcccactaatacttagccaaaatttgcaacacttcactcttccctccaaacctaaacctatatcgcgtcgtGCATCGTATACCGTCGcgacgccaccaccactttcctcctcaccGTAAGCCGtccaaccatctctctcagcttcatctccctcttccccttcttagatcgacgcctcttcctctcccgatcaagaTTGACTCACGACGCATCTCCTCCActtcctccctttgggtaagaagAGGAACCCTTCTTCGCATTTCGAGAAAGGAGAGGTGACGAGTTAGtcttattttctagggtttcagagtaGTAGCGGCGGAGGGAGGCAAGATGAAGATGACTAGGGGAAAGGTGATACTAAGTTCCACCGATCCGATGAAGAAGACTTTAAATAGTCATCAAAGAAAATGGAGAAGAACCTTGACTACAGCGGAGCTTCCCCATGGACGCATCAGTGTTCGCGCAGATCGACCCACTCCATTGGATCCTTGACATGAACTCCCTCGTTAGCGATGCCTACCGTGACGTTAGAGAACTCTGTGTGTTTCTCCTCCCGGCTGCGGCTTCCTCCTTCCCACCCGGGAAGGCCCTTGCCGTCCACTTCCATCCCCCTGGTCATCCCTTCCTCTTTTGCGGCGCCATCCACCCTGCCCACCCATCCGCTCTCCTCTCCCTCCCCTGGCCTGACCCTTCCGAAGAACCCCCCATTCTTGACCCTAACCCTAATCCCCTCCAGCTCGCGCTCACCTCCGCCAAGATCGGCGTCTCGGTCAAGGACCTCGCCTCCTTGCCACCCGTCGCTTACGCTGGCGTGGAGACGAAGGCCGAGCGACTCGCTCTTAGGGTTGGCGAGAACCTCTTCAATTTCATGCAGTCCTTCTGCGGGATTGACGGAAGCTGGCTCGTCGTGCCCATGGATATCCTTGACCGGTGGTTCAAGAAGTTCCAGGAGCAAGCCCGGAAGGATCCCAGTTACCTCAAAGATTTCTCCTTGTGACAGACAGGTGAATGCCCAATCCCAAAGGTGCTACTTTTTGCAAGGATCTTTTTCCTTGATGGTATCACGTTTCATATTATATTTTGGTTGCATCTGATTTGCTTGAATTGTATGATACTTCCTCTTTTCACGCCTCTTCATTTTTATGTCTCTCTCAATTAATCCAGGCGGATGATCTTTGATGTCCACTTTAACCGCCCACAATGTGTTTGTTGATTGTCCCCAACCAACTATAAAGCGATTTTGACATTGTTTGAAGTGATAGGATCTCAAGATATTATATATGGCAGGAGAAATAAGCTAAATTTTTCAGTAGTTATTCCATTTTGGATTATTCATCTCATTGAAGTAGTAGCGTCTTTCTAATTTTTAGTGACAATCTAGAAGACGTCAACTAGAACATGCATCAAGAAACACTAAAAGATATCTTAGAACAGATTCTATGTGATCCAGATTCTCTAGAGATCATTTGCCTCATAGAGGTCCAAGTCATTAAGCAATGTGACATACGATTAAGATAACGATAAACATATATATACGTTCAAGTGCTTTTCTACTCTAACTCGGTTTCACTTTTGGAGCATGACCCATTGTAAAAGAGGTGTGAACAGTCTGCTATTGTTCTTACAACTCTAATAAGTTCACaatctgtaaaaaaaaaaattcttctcttGTGTGATCTTATTTGAGCTTATGTgttatctatatattttttttagcttATTGTAGTGTGTAGGAGAGTGATTTACTCGAAAATTAGCTTATGATTGGAAATTGTTGCATCTCATCTCCTAAGGACCATGTCAAAGTATTGGATAAAAGGGGAAATTTACAAATAGATTTTCATCGAATATCAGTATTGTATGCCAATCTTAAGTATAGTTCATCTTACTTGCGATTTCTTTTTTCATGAGATATTCATATCTTTAATCCAGTTAGGAAGAAAAAACAAAATCCCATATAAATCCTTATTTTACTTGCGATTTTTCATGACATGTGGATCGACATCATTAGTTCAAAAGTAATAACTCCTTTCGGAGACAAACAAAAAATGGGAAGAAAAAACTTCTCATTTGTTTACCTTCAATCCTTATGTTATGCCTTTTTTTAGCTACAAAGGTTTATACTTGATATGGTTATGAGGTGGAGAAACTGCTTGCATTCTATAAACCATCGAGCATTCAAATTGATCCGTATAAATACCTTTGTGATTTATACTAAATGTATGCTTTCTCTCAAAATCTCAAATTAATACTATCCATTATGTTAGGTTGCACACGGTGCTGGCAGTGGACGTCTACAGCGACAAGATCAAGCACCTATTCGACGCGGCAGAGGGGTAAGAAGCCGCGCCCCACCCTTGGGGTGGTCAGATCTAGTTCCACCGCCTCAATA from Zingiber officinale cultivar Zhangliang chromosome 4B, Zo_v1.1, whole genome shotgun sequence includes:
- the LOC121978186 gene encoding uncharacterized protein LOC121978186, whose protein sequence is MKMTRGKRSFPMDASVFAQIDPLHWILDMNSLVSDAYRDVRELCVFLLPAAASSFPPGKALAVHFHPPGHPFLFCGAIHPAHPSALLSLPWPDPSEEPPILDPNPNPLQLALTSAKIGVSVKDLASLPPVAYAGVETKAERLALRVGENLFNFMQSFCGIDGSWLVVPMDILDRWFKKFQEQARKDPSYLKDFSL